The Gadus morhua chromosome 18, gadMor3.0, whole genome shotgun sequence DNA segment gcccattctgccggcgatttgagttcgccctgcacaagggtctggagaagagcagcacatttctttctgcttccgatacgtttttgcgggagccaatcaccaagctggctgtTCCCCTTGACGCGCTATTGGCAGACTAACATACACCACCATACACactgcttttgtgtgtgaggATTCCCTCCAGAAGCCACATTCCCATTCCACAATGGCATGTCCAATTTGGAAGGCCTTTTTCTGTGCATGTTGGTGTATGTAACAAGCAGGTATGCTTTTAATAAAGGAAACTACTCAGGAAATGACCAACTATTGCCTTGATAACATGGACGTTTAACTGGATGACAGATCTCTCTCCGCAGACATAAGGATGAAATGTGTTTTTCCAGCCAATGATGGAGCCCAGTTATTGAAAATCCTAAATGAGCTTTaactttaaaacaaatatcgTTTCTGTGACCTTGATCAGTTTCATGTCTGTGTTTATGCACGACAACACTCGTCACTAACAGTGTCCACCATTAAAGATTTTGGTAGAGTAAGACAGACGGCACTACGGCTTCAGTAGCGATACAGAGATCCACGTAGACATTAAGAAAATAACAATATCCACCAACCATCCATCTCCAACTTAGGCTTCTCCCTatctatctgccaatggattaTGGACATCCTGACCAACCGACCTCAAACAGTGAGAATAGGCCCACGCATCTCCTCCCAACTCACACTCAGCACTGGCTCCCCTCAGGGCTGTGTACTGAGTCCCCTGCTATATGCTCATTACACTTATGACTGCAGCCCCCGCCCACCCTACCGACACCATCGTCAAGTCGTCAAGTATGCAACACAACCATCGTTGGCCTCATCTCCGGGGGAGACGAGGCCGTCTACTGGGAGGTCAGCTGACTGGCGGGACGTTGCCAGGACAACAATCTCTCCCTGAACACTTCCAAGACGAAGGAAATAATCATGGACTTTCGTAGGAAAAGGGAAGACACGGAACCGCTTTGCATTAATGGGGAATGTGTGGAGAGGGTTCCTCTCTTCAAGTTCCTTCACACACTTCACAGAGGACCTCTTTTGGACTAACGAGTAAGATTTTCCCCTGCGAAATGTGGTTGAGTAAAAGTATAAAGACTCTCAAGTAAAGTACAGATACGCTAAATAGTTACTTAAGTACGGTAACAAATGACTTGTACTTCGTTACTGTCCACCACTTAGTAACTGTCCACCAGTGTATGTTGTACTGTGCCCTGTCTTGATGTATTTACTGTCCTGTTGATGTATATTATTGTATGTAGTGCCTTGATGGTGAAAGAATTTCCCCCTTGGGGATTATTAAAgtgcaatcaatcaatcagtcaatcaatcaaacgaCATCTTCATTTTCCGCTTCCTCCCCAGATCTGGAAACATCTTGACGACATCTTTATGTTCTTTTTAGaactctatttatttataaagcaccaAGAGAACTGCCATCCAATATTTTTGTAtcctgtgcaatgacaataaagaattatatcatattataattCTTTATATCAGCGGAACACTTCTTTCGTTACGTAACACTACATTTTTGTCCATGGTCGTTGCCATTGCCTTGATAATGCAAAGCATTGAGGGTTCTTTAGAAGGCATATGCCATTCACCGCCATGAAAGCTTTGAAGGTAGGATCATATCTGGCGGTTTCATATATTCCATGAATACATTTCAGAAAACCTACTGAAATCTTTTGATCCTTTATAACTCACTAAGGTGGCCAGCGCTCTTATATATTATGTGCTCTTTTACCTACAGCCACTATTCAATTTCTACCCGCCCTGTATTCAATAAATAAGGTGTGTGCTTGGATATACCAGCTTGACTACATGCATCTAAAGATGGTAGCATGACTTTATATTGACGAGGTCATCACTCTGAcataaagagtgtgtgtgagagggagtgagtgattgagtgagtgagtgatgagtgaggagtgagtgagagtgagagtgagagtgatagagagaacgagagaacgagagagagagagagaacgagagagagagagaacgagagagagagagaacgagagagagagagagagagagagagggaaagtgtgtgtgtgtgtttgcgtgtgtgtgtgtgactttgtgcgtgtgtgcgtgtatcacacaaacactcaaacgtACACAaatgcacgtacgcacacatgccgcggcaaacacaaacacagtgtcaGTAAGGCTTTTTCCGAGTCACGCCGAGATGGATCAATCATCATATTTAATatcatatatttaatatatataatttattaaatATCCTCCCACTGGAATAATTCTCCCAGAATTActttctctctattttctcctttttctttttgagGCAGCCTTCCCTCCATCTTCACTAGCGGCCAAGACaccctcatcacacacacaaacgcgcacacacacacacacacacacacacacacacacacacacacacacacacacacacacacacacacacacacaccacacacacacacacacacacacacacacacacacacacacacacacgtcatatcaggagaaacacacacccacgcacacacacaccccactaaCTTTCACAACACAGTGGAGTTAATCAACAATCATGTGTGATCACTGTTTTAAAAATAGATGTAGGTAGCCGGAACCACTGATTCTTTAGTACTCTAATCACAGGCATGAAAACAGAAAGTGTGTTCCATTACACAAGGGAAGTGAATAATCCCTTTTCTATCACATTGCAGTCTATTATATATTATTGATTGCATGAAACTTCTACTGTATCATATGTATGTATGAGCAGTGTAAGTACATCTACTTTTTCAAACGATGTGTCTACTGCATGAAATGTATCTACTGTATCAAATATATGTATCTTCTTCTGTTTAAGATCTATGGATCGACTGTCTGTCTACTGTACTGGTTCTGTAGTCAAGGCAATAATAGTACAGTTGGTATGTAAAGTCGATCACGTGGAAACGTGATTTGATTTGAATCTGTCTGCGTGATTCTCTTTTCACAAGTAtcaagagtgtgtgtttgtgtgtgtgtgtgtgtgtgtgtgtgtgtgtgtgtgtgtgtgtgtgtgtgtgtgtgtgtgtgtgtgtgtgtgtgtgtgtgtgtgtgtgtgtgtgggtgtgtgtgtgacacttaACACTAAAATTTGAAAGAAGTACACTTAGAACAAATGAATTGAACCAATTGTGCTTTTACCATGAAATTATGATTGAATGATCTACATGGCAAGAAAACCGTCAACCGTTCTTTAATTTGTGTTCTTCTTTTCAGTTCTGTAGTGATATTATTCATGTAACTTTAAGATTATGGTTTTTTTGTACTGGAATaaaaaaccaaaacattttAAACCACCCCTGGGGCAGGTGTCAGGGATCCTTGGACACGTATCTAGCTCAATTGGGTATGCACCCAATCCTatacctctcactcactccctgcACCAGTAATGCGCTGCTTGCTGCCGGTCATGGAGATGTCTGCTGGTTCCAATTGTTGCTCAAAGGCCTACCCACATACCCAGATTCAGGTTCAACctacacacactgaacactctGAATACACCGGACACCCTAAATACTCTGAATACTCTGAACACTTTGAATACACTGAACACCCTGAATACTATGAATACTCTGAACACGCTGAACACCGTGAATATTCTGAATATTCTGATCACTCTAAATATTCTGATCACTATCACTCTATTTGAGAAAAATGGATTGAAATTATTCACGGGAAATGCTTGAATTTCAGGCCACCTAGACTGTCTAACAAATCAGGGTAAATATGTGCACGTGTATGAATGATCACACACGCATGTCtggacacacaatcacaaaatcagacatggacacacacgcgcacacaataataccccccccccccccccccccacacacacacacacaaacacacacatacccacaatcagacatggaaacaaacacacacacacacacacaaaatcagacatggaaacaaacacacacacacacacacaaaatcagacatggaaacaaacacacacacacacacaaaatcagacatggaaacacacacacacacacccacacccacacccacacacacacacacacacagacatggaaacatacacaaacacacaaatacacacacatacccacaatcatacatggaaacaaacacacacacccacacacaatcagacatggaaacatacacacacacacacacacacacacacatataatcagAGGCAATTTCACACATACAATCCgaccaagcacacacagaaaaacacaacacacagagagatttCATCATCTGAAAGAACTAATCATCTGCCGCAGCCCGTAAACGAGACGTCCTCGtattcagccaatcagcttccaCAGCCTCTCCTCTGTGGCAGATTGAGCGAGAGCGCTCTACGGATGCAACCTCACAATGCCTCATCTGGGCCAGTGTGCTGAAAACAACCCAACACATTACTGCCTCAACATTACCCGTCACAAGATGGTCTTTTTTggatgaattaaaaaaagaaggctGTGTAGTATTTTGCGTTACTTTATATACCTAGATAAACTAGTGTGTTCACTTTGTGTTGATTTGTATTGTAATTCTTTCTGGCTGCTACTTAAGACAATCTCATTCTCCATCTTTTCTCAGTCAAAACAGTCACCACAATGCACCAAACAGTGCCAATCACAGCCGGAAAATAGTTGTAGGCCTATTCTTGTTTCTGACAGCAAGCAAAAAAAGCAAGTAAAACAAACCAATAGAAGCACTGGCTTTAAGACCttaagagaggaggaagaaggggaaaGGAGTGAAATGTAAGTCTTAATATGTAGGCAGGTATATAGAGCAGGCAAaacgcagagagagggagagagggagagagcgagactgagagagacagaggacagaTATACGTGTTGCTATCAGGTCAGATATTTCCCATAATGACCAACCGAGCAGGATTAGCTAAACCCGCCCAGTACCAATAGACAGGCAAATTGATAGCATCTCAGATTAGGCCTACCTCAAATATCTGGGATGAGCACGAATGCTAATGTACTTCCCGCTATTGACTCGACCTTGTGTTACTTTTGGCTCATTTAAGCAAAGGGATGGGAAACATTATCTCTGGTATTGACCTTCACTTCATGTGCGGATATCGATCTGGTTTCCAAATATGTTTTCACTCTATATTTCCTATCCGAGGTCTAAGTGTCTGTCTCAGAACATGATTAGCAGGGAATTTGATGATTTTTTTGTATGTAAGGACACAGCACCGAATAGAGATCAGGCCAGGATTTCGATTTTACAACCCACCCTGCGTCTAAATAGATGTCTTTGAACATCAGAGCACATCTATCCTTCCTCCCCATGATCGGCCTGCATAGTCAATCTAATAGAACATGTGCTTCTAGATCGCCCCCTGCTGATTAAACCTCATATCTCACGTTGAACATCCATCGTAAACCGAGAGAGGAAGGACTACGGTTCGACCTTTGGGCCACCTCAACAGTCATACAGCAGCTTATTTAATTTGGCCACGTTGATAACCTCGGCGGTAGAGATGCATTGAATACACAATAATGTAGGTCCTCAAAGAAGCTCAAATTTAAACCCTATCTAACGTTTCTCCCGCAGGCTTGGCGGCTggtggaatttatttgaggggggggctgaacgtttgcattccaaacccctgtaggggggtctggggggatTCTCCCCCACAAGATTTGTTTatgattttcacaaacaaacgaagcattctggtgcattctgacaaaatagtaacggcaaaaaaagaacatatacttacaaagacgaatggggcCAGGGAACTAAGAGTTAATTTTTTGCCTTGTAGAAATCAGCCATATTAAGAGTGCAGATGCATCAACAATAACTTTGAATTACACACAAGGtaacatactctctctctctgtgtgtgagtgagagggagagagagatagagataatgggtgagtgtgttacggccaaGCCATTGTGTGGGTAAACGTCACTAATATATCTACAGTCTGCATTCGtaagcatttagacaaatacaatgaaatatgaattccacaaaattcatgtaaatgtgcaaacttttgtgtgtggttgttgaagacacacttaaggcatgataccatcataggtttgcagaggactacataaagtacaatatgcacactgaaggcctgatgccaccataggtttgcagaggactatatacagtatgtacactgaataggtttgcaaaggactatatacaatatgcacaatgaaggcCTGGTCCCATCACATGTTTGCAGAaaactatatacagtacacttgaaaggggtggggggaggttgtgagggtctgcaaccagtgtccatctcaagggaaaaacatataggctagtggaataaatagaagttgcttacctctagcatggctagcttcacacagttgttcatatgcactcttcctcgcttgtgttttttttatccgttctGACAGATGTTTCAGGTCTGTCAGTGTCAACCCTGTCTGTGTTCACGAACTATCACACGCGcttattttaaaaagtatacaagcaaagcaaaaaattgcattggcataccacagctagttagccaagcctgaaccaaaatctggaaaaacttctcttgtaggctctatccttttctcttgcttgttgTGTTATGTCCACTTCTGGCTTTTCTGCCCTGAGTTCTTTAACTTGCgatttttctgcaaatgttcttCTTTCGAAGGGATTCATAAGCAAAGATTTGACTGAATTTGGGGCTAGCTGAACTCACAGTGGTAGCAGTACTCAAAGTCGCCATcttgctgatctctgaggtaatgGCAAATGCGCGGTTACGCGCAGTGGACGGTGCACTGCGCTTGGGGCTATATCTTGAGCGCCCCAAAGCCATACAATTCGACGACGCTGATTGGCGAAATTATGTACTATTCTGCCTAGCAACGGGGAAAACATTGGCTAATAATTCAGGCATGTGGGGCTGAGCGAAATGCGCCCCACGGAAGACATATACAGTACTTCACCAAAATGAACATTGAACATGTAAGTGAATGAAGATATAATTATGGGGGATTCTAAATATATTCTTAAGTAAATGCATTATTCGAATGCAATTAACATAGATGAATTCTCAAAATGagaagatttaaaaaaatatatatataaatatatttaaaaaagaaaagatggccggtcggcgggagggcggcgccccagcgccctctaTAGGCGTGCCGCCGGGCcgcagctatttactccataaaaaactcaaaaaaataaatccaagCTACGAAGTTTCTCAAGAATAAAACACACTATCCAAGAGCTTTTAACCAGCCCCAACCATTGACAAATCATAGACAACAAAGCTTTAACTTAACTCCATTGTTTGACAGCATAAAGATGGATGCACGTTTTACTGAacaatttaatataataaatcTATAAAAAGAAAGCCAGTCATTTCGCAgtatacaattatttttgatgaaaattggtTAACGATCTTCTGTGAATTATAGGCCTCGATAAAAGCTTATTtgtagaagaaagagaaaaaaagaacaaaaagccGCTGGGCAGCTCCATTGTTCCATTGTTTTCAACAGACGACCTGCTGGAGAGTACATGCACCCCAGTTCTGCCGCCTcacccagagtccaatcagtctgactcggggtAGGtggggctacacacacacacacacaccgcagtcACTAACCATTTGGTCCCTTAGTTTCTGCAGTGTTGTTTCTAACAGAATGGGCTGCATTCGGTGCTTAATGATCCCATACATTTTTGTTCACATTGCATCATTCATTATCATCGAAAAAGCTCATTATTATACCTATaggtaatgttttttttcaccctcAAGTAGTAAACCTTTTGTTTTAACATGTCCTTTCTTTATTTATCTTTGCATTGCCTACTTTGAGGTTGATGAAACATGACTTCAGGATGTACAACCATTTGAACCCCAATGTGAAAACATGGACTAGAAAACTCCCCTTGGTTTGTGGTCCTTGGGTGAACAGAAACTAGAAGAAATAGTCGATTGAGCTAGCACTAAATTGCCCATGGGTTCATTAATATTATTCAGGCAGAGTGTCTGTCTCGCTCAAGGTAACTTATATTCAAGGGAAAACAGACTTTATTCTGTGCATAACTTTTTCTATTCCTAACCTCTTCATCTGCTTATATACGATTACTTTACTCAACTGTTTCTTAttacatctctttctctctctctctccctctctctcctctctctctctctctctctctctctctctctctctctctctctctctctctctctctctctctctctctctctctctctctctctctctctctctctctctctctctctctctctctctctatatatgtcAGACCTACAGTCCACACTTGTTTTGTATTCACAAATGCACCTTGATTTGAATATGTATTCAAATGTGTTCCTAAATAATAAATGTCTTTGTATTACTTTTAACATTATTCAAATAATGAAATTACTCTTTTTAAGATAAGAGCAAAAACACTTGATTTATTCTCTTATCTTATTCTCCATTAAATAAGAAAAGATAACCTTCACTGGCTCATGTGAAATCAACAATTGTTTGTCGGAAGTATATGAGACCTATGTGAAAGAAAACTATATAGCTACAGAGATGGGCCCAGGTTCATAATAAAACGAACATTAAGTATTTTTCAAGTAGACCCTGCATTGCCGCAAAAATTAaaagataggcctacatgccatATGACATTAGTTCCtaattaattgagaacggtgaacggacaatttgactggaactacttagcaggcgTCCgaatatcaggagttaatgcataccctgcagccaatcagaatcgagcattccaccagaccgtggtataattaagcaatagatcacgccaggctgtggtatgtgctcattataccactgctaaggggcgttgtccggccccgacgcgcagcggagggccggcgacccccttcccagtggtataatgagcacatgccactgactgaagtgatctattgcttttatacaatggttactgttatggcgaaacgaaagtcatagacacactacatttaaaaagaaaccaagaaagtcaaaatagccgtttttattaaagaatacaaaaaagtagtccctcctggctgccgctatgcatcgacggtcgctatgcaacacactttagcgtccctccgagagaaggctccgatagagcggttcgccggcaatttatttatttacgccgattttaggcttcagtgaactgtgaactgtgctattgcttttatacaactgttacaattatggcaaaatgactccacacacacactagtaaaaaAACTAGTAAATATATTTCCCCGCTGGTGAATCCCCTCCTCCATGGTCAAGTTAAATCTCCGTGTGATAGTTTCTTACGATACTTTGTAACGGTTTCctcttcaaggcgcggagtgatactttcacaaaatgatcgggcgtcatagcagttgtgTATACGctaattatacaacagttgggaaccaatcagatcgctggatttaggtcccccattGTATATTAAATGCTTATTATATTACCATACAGCAAACACTGGCTGTCAACTGTCAAACTGCAGTAGGCCACTATAACTAGTTGGCCCTAGGCCTACTGTTGAGTAGAAAACCAAACATTATGAGTGTTCTTTACTAGTGGGCTTAATTACATCAACTCCACTAATTGCAtttttaagataagataagataagataagatagtcctttattaatcccccttgGGAGAAATTCACAGGTGACCAGCAGTACAGTGGGAAAAGAGAAGAGCGAAaaaacagtatatatacaatacatttactaattgaaaataaaattatagtacaaaactattttaataagataaagttaagataaaacaaacatactatATACATGTAACTCTCCGTTTGTAGGTGACATGTGtgttaagtaaataaataagtacGATGAAATATgaggtataatataaatataagtataaatataaatataaatgtgccaaATGTGCCGGGACCCTGAAGTAATCGAAAAATTACTAGACCATCATCAGCTTTATCGACAGATTTGTGCTGTCTGTCACTGTGATTTGATTTGAGTGTAGTAACTATTGCCTAGTAGTAACTGTTATTAAATGTCGAATATATCAAACGATTACGAAGATACGAAATGTTAGATTTGACGCGAACAAGGGAAACACTCAAGATAAATAAGATAATAAAGCTGAACAAACGCATTTCTACATCCAAACGTTATACTGACCTACATCGTTTAGACAGTCGAATAATAAATgattgtttacacacatttaaatATGCTCAGGCGGACGGTCTCAAGCTTATATCGAAAGTGCTGTTGTGAACATAAAATGCTACAACATATTTGTATTTGACCTTCTGTGATTGGCGGCGCTGGCAGAAGCTATCCTCGTGAGACAATCTCGATCTCGCGAGTCCGGGAGGAAGGCGCCTTTTGCAGCTCCTGCATGGCCGATTAGAGGGAGCAGAGAACTGGACCAAAGTCATTCTGTGTTTCTAATGGAATAGTGATACGCCCTTGGCTTATCCAAGGACAATAGATCGGTCTGTTTCATCACGTAAGCGGTTTTAGAGATCAGGCATGGCGCATTTTAATCTAATGACAGCAGGTGTTAGCCTCTTGGCTAAATCCTTCAGTGCCTTATCCTGCACCAACTCTCTTGCAAGGTAACTTCAACTTGTTATGGGAGCTAGCTGGCTATTGTTAGCCAACGTGTGTCAATCTAAAACGAGTCACTCGTGTCACCATGCATACAAGTACGAACTGCAGTTATTGACTGTAATGGCAGTGGGATGAGGTTTTGTGTGAAACACCGTGTACTTATTTTCCCATGAGTTTAGAAGATCAATCATTCAATTATGGGCTAAATATGAGATAGTATCGTTGTTGAGGACGTTCAGAAAATGAGTTCAGTTAAAATGGTCGAACTCGTGGTTGGTTTTGTCCAGGTGCACCAGTGTCCACCCAGTGTCCTTCTTCCTAACATCAAGAGGTCTGACTGCCCAGGCGGGTGGACCTCCAAAGAGACCCCTAAATGGATACATGCGATACGTGGTGCAGCAACAGCCCACCATAGTTCAACAAAACCCAGGTATTTAGAAGGCCTGATCCTACAACAATATGATCATCATATGTATTGTGCCTAAGATGTATTATTATGCCCACTTCTTGCACTACTTCTAAAATGGATCTAGCAATCTATAGAGCTATTGTTCACTCGATTGCATTATTGGTGTTGGATCTAATGATTGGCTACTCTGAACTGTGCATTACACCTTTACTCTTATGTGTGCTTATCCTTTCTTTTCAATCAGAAATctgtatttatataaaaatcTGTTTTAGTCACAATATAAAATGGGTTGACATCTTGTTATTTATACGCTTTCAGCTATCAAGATAACTGAAGTAATCAGGAAGATAGCCCAAGAGTGGAGATTGATGTCTGCAGAACAGAAACGTGTGAGTTACCCTTATACTATGCAATTAATTAGTTTAATGTAATCGTGGCTGACATCACGTTATCATCTTTTTGAAAAGTTGAATGAGCACCAAATGCAAGTGCCAGGCActtgttatatattttaaaggaaagttatatatacataattagcTAATTACCTTCTAAGTAGAGTAAGTAACCATAACCCACCATGTACAGTATGTGGTGATAACGGGTTTAAACTATTAGTTTAACTAGTTCTCTAGTGTGTAGCTGTAGCAGCATTAATTTAGCGGTCCATAGAGAAGCAAATGGTTAGGTCTCGGTTTCTCCTGTCCTTCACAGGTTATTGCAGCCCTAAATCTGGTCTTGTAGATGATAGACGTCAAAAAGCGCAACTACAGCTCTTATCGGGATGTGTTTATTGTTGTGTTCATACTGTGTTCAACGTTATTCACACTGCACAAGAGCAGCAGATAAAGTCATCAAAGAAGCAAAAGTTTCTGTCATCAATGGAGCGAACTTCTGCCTTGTAGCCTTTCGTGGAGGACTTTCAGCGCGCCAGGGACCAGTTCAAGCTGGACCTCAAGAGGTACGAGGCCAAGCTCACCCCTGCAGAGTTCGAGCAACAGGCCATTGAAAGGAAACAAGTGATGGCTAAAAGGAAAGAAATCCGCAGGAAGAGGGTAAGTGAGAAATCGTTGTCACTGCTTAAATAATTAGCTTGGCGTAGAGCAGCCTAATCAGTTAGTTGTATTAATGCAAATTATGCAAACTATAATGGCCATTCATTTACTTGTATAATTGTGCATGGAAGCTGACATTGAATTCTGGTGAAATGGTTTATTTTTTCATGGGAGTTGATGCTTAGAAATGCACACAGCACCTCTAGTGGCATGGCTAGAATCTCTCATGTATCCCTGGAGGCCAAGTTTGTCTCTGCACAACATGTCTACTTCAATCTGTTAAAGTtcttctccctctatctcccccccgctggctttAGGAGATGAACAGCTTGGGGAAGCCCAAGCGGCCGCGCTCTgcattcaacatctacatgtcGGAGCACTTTGTTGAGGCCAGGGGACTCACAATGCCGGTGGGCCACTGAGCACAAATCATTGAGTTCATACAATGCATTTATGACTTGCTCCATCATAAGGAATCTCTGGCTGGTGGGCCACCCGACTCTACTCATTGAGTTCAGACACATTATTATATGTATCTGATGCCCCATAATAACTAATATATCGGGATCTCAGTGGTGTAACGAGCttcctgccgatgtcaggatcgcggagtcgctcaccagcttccgcaaaagactcaaaactcaactgttcagagttcaccttgATTCTGCATAGCCATCCAGTCCCTTCCGGCCACCATAGTATGTTATACGTCCTGGcaattaatgtacgcacttatagTACAGACTTGCATAATActtacttaattgtgtagcatctgcagctggtgctatcactgctgtacacagggaatgggttagcctagcgattgttagtacttgcacttggttctatgaaaatctttactgtaccaacagcgataccttgtttcacttcttataccaaatgtac contains these protein-coding regions:
- the tfam gene encoding transcription factor A, mitochondrial; this encodes MAHFNLMTAGVSLLAKSFSALSCTNSLARCTSVHPVSFFLTSRGLTAQAGGPPKRPLNGYMRYVVQQQPTIVQQNPAIKITEVIRKIAQEWRLMSAEQKRPFVEDFQRARDQFKLDLKRYEAKLTPAEFEQQAIERKQVMAKRKEIRRKREMNSLGKPKRPRSAFNIYMSEHFVEARGLTMPAKLISLMDDWRSLLGYKKQVYMQLAEDDKIRYKNEIKSWEEHMLEIGREDLLREQTRPKKAPAKKRATKKEVKAKPKAKKTATAGVVKAAGKGKTAGKVTATRSKK